The DNA sequence GCGTTCACTGCGTGTCTGACCCAGAACATGATGCCCGATCAGATCGAGAATACCGGTTTCACGCAGCCCGGCCACAACCACAAACAGGGCTGCGACCGCCAGCATTCCGGAGTTGGAAAATCCGACGAAGGCTTCCTGGGGAGAAATGATTCCCAGGATTGCCAGGATGGTTGTGGCACTCAGAAACAACAGGTCCGGGGGAGCCAGATTTTTTAACAGCGAGAAAAACAAGAAACCCACAATACACACGGTGATCCATGCGTCACTATTCATTACAGCAACCCTTCCGGGATTGAAACGAGGCCAATAAAAAAAGGGTTGAAAGCGATGGCTTTCAACCCTTTGGATGAGATATGGTACTTTGATCAGATCTGATCAGGTTTTGATAACAATCAACACACCCTCTCCCAAAGAACGAAAGCCGTTCCTGGACAACAGATCTGACAACAAAGTGTGATGATGGATTTCATGTCGTGGAATATCGACTTTCAGGTGAATCGAGTTTGAGCTAAAATAACGCAGAGAGAAACAGGCACCAACTGGGATTCCGCGCAGACCCTCATCGGCTGCAATACCTTGCGAATAAGACAGTCGGAAACGCGACCAGGTTCACCTCAGTTTGACCATTGGACGAGGATCGTCTATTCTCGGAGTATTCAGCGTATCCTCAATACACAGGAGTTTTGACTGATGATTCGAGTCTGGCTGGCCCTGGTAGGTGGGCTGTATCTGATGCTTGCAGCCTGGTGTGCGATCACCCCTGCATCCACATCCCAGTCGGTGGGCTTTACGCTGGAGGGAGGCTCCGGGCAGTCGGAATTCCTGGTGGTGTATGGCGGTCTGGAACTGGCTTTAGGTCTGATCTTTCTCTGGCCCCTCTGGCAGGCCGGAGTGACGCGGTATGCGTTGACGGTCTGTGTGATCGTGCATGGTTGCCTGGTCTTATTTCGTTGTGCCAGTTTTTTCCTGTTCGAGGGAATCGGCGCGACGACGTACTCACTGGCGACCGGTGAATGGCTGATTTTTCTGATCAGTCTGGGCTTCTGTCTGACAACACGAAAATCAGTTTTTACTTCTGCAGAGTGACTGCATCAGTTTCAGCACCGCCTGTTCCTTCGCTTTGGCTTCGACTTCGACGGTCAATTCGCGGTCTTTCCAGCAATCAGGGAAATCACGCACATTGATGAAATCATGGTGCCGGTGGGGTTTCGGTCCCTTCCAGCCTTCCAGAGGACTGGAAATGTGAAACATGGGCTCGCGATCCCAGGTCTGGATTGCCTGTTCGGTAGCCTCTTCAACAGAGAGCTCATCAGGCAGACAGCGGTGATGATGCGCGTCGTAGACCAGCGGTATGCCGATCTTTCGACAGAGCGGTAGCAGATCCGCGGGAGTGTAGGTCGTGTCGTCATTTTCCACAGTCAGTCGGCTGCGGACCCGTTTCGAGAGACGCTGGAAGTTCTCCGCAAACTGAGCCAGGGCACTTTCCTTGTCTCCGTAGGCACCCCCTCCATGAATGTTGACCACATCCGCATTGACCCATTCTGCCACTTCGGACTGATACTCGAGCTCTGCTATCGAACGTTCAACGACTTCCACGCGCGGGGAGTTGAGTACCACAAACTGGTCGGGATGAAGGCAGGTGCGAATATGATGTTCGCGGGCGTACTGGCCACACTGTTTGAACAGCTTGACGATTGCCTTCCCCTCGGGCAGGTCCTGCATGTCGTAGCCACACTCGGGATGAGTTTTCAGGGGCAGAATCTGACTGTTGATGCGAAAGCAGCCGATGTTGTGTTCGGCACAGTATTCCAGCGACGATTGGAGTGCCTCTGCATTTTCCCGACAGAGTCGCGCCAGTTTCTCCAGGGCGGCGGTCCGTTCCATCTGGCTGTTGGATTTGACAGTGGTATTTCGAAATTTGATCGGTTCTTCCAGAAACTGACAACAGAGCCCCAGCTTGATCGATGATTGTGATTTTGTTTTTGACACCAGACTGCCAGGCTCCTCAATTCATCCAGAAAATACTGACCTGGATCGTCGTGGCGATGGAAACCCAGATCAGATATGGGATCTGAGCCAACGCGACCCATCGGGAGCGAGGCCAGATCCTGTAGATTATCCAGAGGATTGTAGACCAGACGACCAGAATATCCAGTGTGGCCAGCGGAACATTTCTCAAACCGAAAAACAGAGGCGTGAAGCTCAGATTGGCAATGAGATTAATCGCGAACGGAACTGCTGTCGCTGCAGGATAGCGACGCCGTGCTGTCTGGTAAAAGACGTACCCGAAGGAAATCAGGATGATCGGATACAGAATCTGCCAGATCAGGCTGATGGTTCCCGGGGACGGCGTCCAGTCCGGTTTGGAGAGCGTGTTGTACCATTCCATCCAGGTCATGATTTGGGCTTAATATAACAGTAAGCAGGTGATGAGAAGATTCTTCAAACAGGAGTCTGGATTTCCGATGAGTTTCCGAAACTATGGTAGTGAAGCGAGACTGGAAAACAATCAGGAAAATCGATTCTGACTGAAATCAGGATTGAAGTGGCAGAATCAAATACTGATCCTATTTTCAAACCCGGACTCGTAATAATTAGCAACTGGGGAAAAGTGGCAGAAAACAGGTTTCCCATTTACTGGAGCTGTCCCTGCGCGGTGTTTATGCTACAATCAGGTCCAGAATCCCCGCGCAGGCTGATTGCCGCGGCTGTCCGCCTGATGAAGGAACAGGGGAGGATTTCCTGTCTTGCAGCGATGGTAACAACATGTCTAAAGATCGGCTCCAATCCGACTTGTGTGCTGAAAAACTGAAAGCATTGGGAGAGCCAATTCGGCTCCGCATCATTGACCTGCTTCGTGATGGCGAACGGACGGTCAGTCAGATCGCCGAAGCACTCGAAGAAGAAGTGGTCAATATTTCGCATCACCTGGGGATTCTGTATCACGCCCGACTGGTCACGAAACGCAAAGAGGGACGGTTCGTCGTCTACAATCTGCATCCTGAAGTTGCCGCCGTCAGCAAAGCGGGCAAACAGCATCTCGACTTTGGCTGCTGTCGCCTCGAAGTCCCTGACGCCTGATCCCAGACTCTTTCTAAGAGCGATCCCATGACCGGCAGGATCCAGATCAAGCGGGTTTACGATAAAGCCCAAACCGCGGATGGCTTGCGGGTGCTTGTTGACCGTCTCTGGCCCCGTGGTGTAGCCAAAGAGAAAGCCGCCATTGATGTCTGGGCGAAAGAGCTGGCTCGCTCCAACGAATTACGGAAATGGTTTCACAGTCATTCCGATCAATATCATGAGTTTACAGTACGCTATCGGGTGGAACTGGAGGAGCGTCTGCCTGAACTACAGGAGCGGATCGCCGAACTCTCACAACCCCGGTTGACGCTGGTGACTTCCGTGAAAGAACCGGAACGCAGTCATGTGCCCGTGCTTCAAAGATTTCTCCTGGCTCAGTTTTCTGATTGAACCGATCGCATTTTGAGTGTTGACGTTTAGGACGGAAAGGGGTAATATGGTCATATTGCCATGAAAGAAAAAACACGCCAACAATATGAAGCCCGGGCCAAAATCGCCAAGGCGATGGCTCATCCCAGTCGGCTGCTGATGCTGGATCTGCTCCAGACTCAGGAGTTGTGCGTGGGAGATCTGACCGAACAGGTGAGAGCAGATCAGTCTACGGTTTCCAAGCATCTGGCAATTTTGAAAGAAGTAGGGCTGGTCGCAGCCCGCAAAGAAGGGGCGCTCAATTATTATCGAGTGACCTGCGGCTGTCTGGATGGATTCTTTTCCTGCATGGAAACGGTGCTACTGTCTGACCTGGAAGCCCGGAAACAGTCACTCGAGTAATTTTTTTAAACTAAATATGGCTATATGGCGTAATCGCCATGGTGTAGCACGAGGAGCAAAGACGAAATGTCTGCAGATGCCAACAGCGCAGGAGTTACTTCCAGTCAGGGGATCAGCTTCTTTGAACGCTATCTATCCGTCTGGGTCGCGCTCTGTATTGTGGCCGGGATTGTACTGGGAAAACTGGCTCCCGGGATTGCCCTCAAACTGGACAGCATGGCGATTTATGTCAACGAAGCTCCCGTGGTGTCGATTCCCATTGCGGTCTGCCTGTTCTTCATGATGTATCCGATCATGGTCAAAATCGATTTTGCCGAAGTTCTGAAAGCCGGCAAAGCGGTGCGTCCGGTTGGCCTGACCCTGTTTATCAACTGGGCGATTAAACCCTTTTCGATGTATGCGATTGCCAGTTTTTTCCTGGGAACACTGTTTTACCAGTTCATTGGTCCCGACGCGGTGGACTATGTTAAAATGCCGTTCGGACTCGATCTCGATGTGGGAGCCGTCTACGGTGCCGGTAAAGTCGTGCTGGTAGATGGGGTGAAAATGCTGGAAGTGCCTCTCTGGCGCAGCTATCTGGCAGGCTGCATTCTGTTGGGGATCGCCCCCTGTACTGCCATGGTACTGGTCTGGGGTTTTCTGGCGAAAGGCAACGATGGGCATACGCTGGTCATGGTGGCGATCAATTCGCTGACGATGCTGTTGTTATTCGGTGTTCTGGGCGGCTTTCTGCTGGGGGTGGGAAAACTACCTGTTCCCTGGCAGGCATTGTTGCTTTCCATTGGAGTTTATGTCGCATTCCCTCTGGTTGCCGGGTTCTTCTCTCGAAAATGGTTAATGGCCACGAAAGGGGAAGTCTGGTTCAAGGAAAAGTTTCTGCATACGCTCACACCAGTCACAATTACGGCTCTGCTGGTCACTCTGATCCTGCTGTTCTCTTTCAAAGGAGAAACAATTCTCAGTAATCCCCTGACGATTCTCTGGATTGCGATCCCGCTGTTGATCCAGACGATTGTGATTTTTGCCTTGGGATACTTTTTGTCAAAAGTGCTGGGGCTTACCTATGAAAACGCAGCACCGACTGCGATGATCGGCGCTTCCAATCACTTTGAAGTGGCGATTGCGACGGCCACGATGCTCTACGGACTTTCTTCGGGGGCAGCGCTGGCAACCGTGGTGGGCGTGTTAATTGAAGTGCCGCTCATGCTCACGCTGGTCAGGTTCTGTCTTAAAACGCAGGACTGGTTTCCACATCAGACGTGTGCGGTGAATTCTGAAGCCGACAGCAGTCAAACCGCTGAATGATTAACGACGGATACACAAACTTATTATAAAGCTGGATCTTGATAAGGAACTATGATGAAACGCGTATTAGTGTTATGTACCGGTAACTCCTGTCGTTCCCAGATGGCCGAAGAGCTCTGGGAGTTTTTAGGACAAGGAGAATGGGAGGCGGAGTCGGCTGGTTCGAAGCCTTCGGGGTATGTGCATCCCCTGGCGATTGAAGCGATGCGGGAACTGGATATCGATCTGTCAGAGAATACCAGTAAGCATCTC is a window from the Gimesia benthica genome containing:
- a CDS encoding DUF4345 family protein — its product is MIRVWLALVGGLYLMLAAWCAITPASTSQSVGFTLEGGSGQSEFLVVYGGLELALGLIFLWPLWQAGVTRYALTVCVIVHGCLVLFRCASFFLFEGIGATTYSLATGEWLIFLISLGFCLTTRKSVFTSAE
- the uvsE gene encoding UV DNA damage repair endonuclease UvsE; this translates as MSKTKSQSSIKLGLCCQFLEEPIKFRNTTVKSNSQMERTAALEKLARLCRENAEALQSSLEYCAEHNIGCFRINSQILPLKTHPECGYDMQDLPEGKAIVKLFKQCGQYAREHHIRTCLHPDQFVVLNSPRVEVVERSIAELEYQSEVAEWVNADVVNIHGGGAYGDKESALAQFAENFQRLSKRVRSRLTVENDDTTYTPADLLPLCRKIGIPLVYDAHHHRCLPDELSVEEATEQAIQTWDREPMFHISSPLEGWKGPKPHRHHDFINVRDFPDCWKDRELTVEVEAKAKEQAVLKLMQSLCRSKN
- a CDS encoding TspO/MBR family protein, which produces MTWMEWYNTLSKPDWTPSPGTISLIWQILYPIILISFGYVFYQTARRRYPAATAVPFAINLIANLSFTPLFFGLRNVPLATLDILVVWSTILWIIYRIWPRSRWVALAQIPYLIWVSIATTIQVSIFWMN
- a CDS encoding ArsR/SmtB family transcription factor; this translates as MSKDRLQSDLCAEKLKALGEPIRLRIIDLLRDGERTVSQIAEALEEEVVNISHHLGILYHARLVTKRKEGRFVVYNLHPEVAAVSKAGKQHLDFGCCRLEVPDA
- a CDS encoding DUF488 domain-containing protein, yielding MTGRIQIKRVYDKAQTADGLRVLVDRLWPRGVAKEKAAIDVWAKELARSNELRKWFHSHSDQYHEFTVRYRVELEERLPELQERIAELSQPRLTLVTSVKEPERSHVPVLQRFLLAQFSD
- a CDS encoding ArsR/SmtB family transcription factor; this translates as MKEKTRQQYEARAKIAKAMAHPSRLLMLDLLQTQELCVGDLTEQVRADQSTVSKHLAILKEVGLVAARKEGALNYYRVTCGCLDGFFSCMETVLLSDLEARKQSLE
- the arsB gene encoding ACR3 family arsenite efflux transporter is translated as MSADANSAGVTSSQGISFFERYLSVWVALCIVAGIVLGKLAPGIALKLDSMAIYVNEAPVVSIPIAVCLFFMMYPIMVKIDFAEVLKAGKAVRPVGLTLFINWAIKPFSMYAIASFFLGTLFYQFIGPDAVDYVKMPFGLDLDVGAVYGAGKVVLVDGVKMLEVPLWRSYLAGCILLGIAPCTAMVLVWGFLAKGNDGHTLVMVAINSLTMLLLFGVLGGFLLGVGKLPVPWQALLLSIGVYVAFPLVAGFFSRKWLMATKGEVWFKEKFLHTLTPVTITALLVTLILLFSFKGETILSNPLTILWIAIPLLIQTIVIFALGYFLSKVLGLTYENAAPTAMIGASNHFEVAIATATMLYGLSSGAALATVVGVLIEVPLMLTLVRFCLKTQDWFPHQTCAVNSEADSSQTAE